The following are from one region of the Isoalcanivorax indicus genome:
- the dnaE gene encoding DNA polymerase III subunit alpha, producing the protein MSEPAFIHLRLHTDYSLVDGVVRVKPLIRQCVADGMPAVAVTDDSNLFGLIKFYKAAQGAGIKPIAGADLWLESRYLEEPARISVLVMNSEGYHHLRLLISRAWQHNQSRGRAIVKREWLEELHPGLILLSCARHGELGQLLLGGKQEEARALARDYQQRCGDRFYVEVQRTSRPGDEDCLHESVALAAELGLPVVATNDVRFLKASDFEAHEARVCIHDGDALDDPRRGRKYSDQQYLKTAAEMAELFSDLPEALENTVEIARRCSLDIELGKNYLPDFPIPDGQTIEQYIEQVSREGLEKRLASILDAQAPDYAERRREYDERLQFELDIINQMGFPGYFLIVSDFIRWAKENEVPVGPGRGSGAGSLVAYALEITDLDPIEYDLLFERFLNPERVSMPDFDVDFCMDKRDRVIAYVADKYGREAVGQIITFGTMAAKAVVRDVARVQGKPYGLADRLSKMIPPTPGMTLEKALEQEDVLRDFLQDSGNSDQESANEIWEMALKLEGLTRNVGKHAGGVVIAPGKLTDFAPLHCDDEGESLVTQYDKDDVESAGLVKFDFLGLKTLTIIDWAVKAANVKRARSGEGPLRIEDIPLEDPPSFELLKKGETTAVFQLESQGMKELIKKLRPDVFEDIIALVALYRPGPLESGMVDNFINRKHGREPMAYPDPQYQHEWLKPILEPTYGVILYQEQVMQIAQVLAGYSLGGADLLRRAMGKKKPEEMAKQREIFESGARDKGVDGDLAIKIFDLVEKFAGYGFNKSHSAAYALVAYQTAWLKAHYPAEFMAAVISAEMHNTDKVVTFIDECHAMGLKVLPPDVNSCGYRFTVNEAGDIVYGLGAIKGLGEGPIEAIVSAREQGVIFDDLFDFCRRVDMKRMNRRSMEALVRAGALDKLGPTGDFRDRAILMASLADASQAAEQVARNAEAGMGDLFGGGGDPAESAPPVAWKQARPWNDDLRLNGEKDTLGLFLTGHPIDQFEGEVNRFVTARLNALTPTGKGEAATVAGLVVAMRITRSKKSGDRMAFLTLDDKTGRVEVSVFGRTFAEFGDMVQKDVLLVIKGAVRNDDYTGGFSVVADEIMDIAQARAAYARRLTLDAEVQARLPELLRGALSPFRGGGCPVAVRLKHPRGSGLLWLGEEWKIRPEQALLEDLRNRFGEQAVRIEY; encoded by the coding sequence TTGTCTGAACCGGCATTCATCCATCTGCGTCTGCACACTGACTATTCCCTGGTGGACGGCGTGGTGCGGGTCAAACCGCTGATCAGGCAGTGCGTCGCGGACGGGATGCCCGCCGTGGCCGTGACGGACGACTCCAATCTGTTCGGCCTGATCAAGTTCTACAAGGCGGCCCAGGGCGCTGGCATCAAACCCATTGCCGGTGCCGACCTGTGGCTGGAGAGCCGATATCTGGAGGAGCCGGCGCGTATCAGCGTGCTGGTGATGAACAGCGAGGGCTACCACCATCTGCGCCTGCTGATTTCCCGCGCCTGGCAACACAATCAGTCGCGCGGCCGCGCCATCGTCAAGCGTGAGTGGCTGGAGGAACTGCACCCGGGCCTGATCCTGTTGTCCTGTGCCCGTCATGGTGAGCTGGGGCAGTTATTGCTGGGCGGCAAGCAGGAGGAGGCGCGTGCGCTGGCCCGGGACTACCAGCAGCGCTGCGGTGATCGCTTTTACGTGGAAGTGCAGCGCACCAGCCGCCCCGGTGATGAAGATTGCCTGCATGAAAGTGTGGCGCTGGCGGCCGAGCTGGGTCTGCCGGTGGTGGCCACCAATGACGTGCGTTTTCTCAAGGCCTCGGACTTCGAAGCGCATGAAGCGCGCGTCTGTATTCACGACGGGGATGCCCTGGATGATCCGCGTCGCGGACGCAAGTACAGCGACCAGCAGTATCTGAAAACGGCAGCGGAAATGGCCGAGCTGTTCAGTGACCTGCCTGAGGCGCTGGAGAATACCGTTGAAATCGCGCGCCGTTGTTCGCTGGATATCGAGCTGGGCAAGAATTACCTGCCGGACTTTCCGATTCCCGATGGCCAGACCATCGAGCAGTACATCGAACAGGTGTCGCGCGAAGGGCTGGAAAAACGACTGGCCAGCATTCTGGATGCGCAGGCGCCGGACTATGCCGAGCGCCGTCGCGAGTATGATGAACGTTTGCAGTTCGAGCTCGACATCATCAATCAGATGGGGTTTCCCGGTTACTTCCTGATCGTTTCGGACTTTATCCGCTGGGCCAAGGAGAACGAAGTGCCGGTGGGGCCGGGTCGGGGTTCCGGTGCCGGCTCGCTGGTGGCGTACGCGCTGGAAATTACCGATCTCGATCCGATTGAATACGATCTGCTGTTCGAACGCTTCCTGAATCCCGAACGGGTTTCCATGCCCGACTTCGATGTCGATTTCTGCATGGACAAGCGCGATCGCGTGATCGCCTATGTGGCCGACAAGTATGGCCGCGAGGCCGTCGGGCAGATCATTACCTTCGGCACCATGGCCGCCAAGGCGGTGGTGCGTGACGTCGCCCGGGTGCAGGGCAAGCCCTATGGTCTGGCTGACCGTCTGTCGAAGATGATTCCGCCCACACCGGGCATGACGCTGGAAAAGGCGCTGGAACAGGAAGACGTGCTGCGTGACTTCCTGCAGGACAGTGGCAACAGCGATCAGGAATCGGCCAACGAAATCTGGGAGATGGCCCTCAAGCTGGAAGGCCTGACCCGGAACGTGGGCAAGCATGCGGGCGGCGTGGTTATCGCCCCCGGCAAGCTGACGGATTTTGCGCCGCTGCATTGCGATGATGAAGGCGAGAGCCTGGTCACCCAGTACGACAAGGACGATGTCGAATCCGCGGGCCTGGTGAAGTTCGACTTCCTCGGGCTGAAGACGCTGACCATCATCGACTGGGCAGTGAAAGCCGCCAACGTCAAGCGTGCCCGCAGCGGTGAAGGGCCGCTGCGCATTGAAGATATTCCGCTGGAAGACCCGCCTTCCTTCGAGCTGTTGAAGAAAGGGGAAACCACCGCCGTCTTCCAGCTTGAATCCCAGGGCATGAAAGAGCTGATCAAGAAGCTCAGGCCCGATGTCTTCGAAGACATCATCGCTCTGGTGGCCTTGTACCGCCCCGGCCCGCTGGAATCGGGCATGGTGGACAACTTCATCAACCGGAAGCATGGCCGTGAGCCGATGGCCTACCCGGACCCGCAATACCAGCATGAGTGGCTCAAGCCGATCCTGGAACCTACCTACGGGGTCATCCTGTACCAGGAACAGGTGATGCAGATTGCCCAGGTGCTGGCGGGCTATTCGCTCGGCGGCGCTGACCTGCTGCGCCGCGCTATGGGCAAGAAAAAGCCCGAGGAGATGGCCAAGCAGCGCGAGATTTTCGAGTCTGGCGCGCGCGACAAGGGCGTGGATGGCGATCTGGCCATCAAGATTTTCGATCTGGTGGAAAAGTTTGCCGGGTACGGCTTCAACAAGTCGCACTCGGCGGCCTATGCGCTGGTGGCCTACCAGACCGCCTGGCTGAAAGCGCATTACCCGGCCGAGTTCATGGCCGCCGTGATTTCGGCGGAAATGCACAACACCGACAAAGTGGTGACCTTCATCGATGAATGTCATGCCATGGGGTTGAAGGTGTTGCCGCCGGATGTGAACAGTTGCGGCTACCGGTTTACCGTCAATGAGGCGGGCGACATCGTTTACGGGCTGGGTGCCATCAAGGGACTGGGTGAAGGGCCGATCGAGGCCATCGTCAGTGCCCGCGAGCAAGGCGTGATCTTCGACGACCTGTTCGACTTCTGTCGCCGCGTGGACATGAAACGCATGAACCGGCGTTCCATGGAGGCGCTGGTGCGCGCCGGGGCGCTGGACAAGCTGGGGCCGACGGGCGACTTCCGTGACCGGGCCATACTGATGGCGTCGCTGGCAGATGCCAGCCAGGCAGCGGAGCAGGTGGCGCGCAATGCCGAAGCTGGCATGGGGGATCTGTTCGGAGGGGGCGGTGATCCGGCGGAGAGTGCGCCGCCGGTGGCCTGGAAGCAGGCACGCCCGTGGAATGACGACCTGCGGCTGAACGGCGAAAAAGACACGCTGGGCCTGTTTCTGACCGGGCACCCGATTGATCAGTTTGAAGGCGAGGTGAACCGTTTTGTCACGGCGCGCCTGAACGCCCTGACCCCCACCGGCAAGGGCGAGGCGGCCACGGTGGCCGGTCTGGTGGTGGCCATGCGCATTACCCGCAGCAAGAAGAGCGGCGACCGCATGGCTTTCCTGACGCTGGATGACAAGACCGGCCGGGTCGAAGTGTCGGTGTTCGGCCGCACCTTTGCCGAATTCGGTGACATGGTGCAGAAGGATGTACTGCTGGTGATCAAGGGCGCGGTGCGCAACGATGACTACACCGGCGGTTTCAGCGTGGTGGCCGATGAGATCATGGATATTGCCCAGGCCCGGGCGGCCTATGCCCGCCGCCTGACCCTGGATGCCGAGGTGCAGGCGCGCTTGCCGGAGTTGCTGCGTGGCGCCCTGTCGCCGTTCCGGGGCGGGGGTTGCCCGGTGGCGGTGCGCCTCAAGCACCCGCGTGGCAGCGGCCTGCTGTGGCTGGGCGAAGAGTGGAAAATCCGGCCCGAACAGGCCTTGCTGGAAGACCTGCGCAACCGTTTCGGTGAGCAGGCGGTACGCATAGAGTACTGA
- the tilS gene encoding tRNA lysidine(34) synthetase TilS: MTVDLAELLRRHLADVPGKLVLGFSGGLDSTVLLHGLVRAGFGARLRAVHVAHGLQAAAQDWPAHCARECTALGVRFELVMLAVASGSNLEDRAREVRRDVLIRNTPEDGALLLAHHADDQAETLLLRLLRGAGPAGLAAMSADSQFAGRRLLRPLLEVSRAELAAVAADWELNWVEDPTNAEQIADRNFLRHTVMPVLHQRWPALVETLCRNARRQGDAAVMLDHLASTDRAALRRPDGSLDLSGFARLPAERQRNLLHGWLRAEGLQVPAERFLQRVIDELPGAAEDRMPEVVWPQAAFLRFRDGLYLLPTAARVPICGPLPLVLADASAASLGPVTVRVSAGTAAAAETAGRPDSKTLYLPRHLRRVLVGPAPRGARLYQGGMHRDLRELWRVAGIPPWERCRLPVVLADAAGPPEVLAAPGAGLADGLSLAPGEPAWCLSW, from the coding sequence ATGACGGTTGACCTCGCCGAACTGCTGCGCCGTCACCTGGCTGACGTGCCGGGCAAGCTGGTGCTTGGCTTCAGCGGCGGTCTCGATTCCACGGTGCTGTTACATGGCCTGGTGCGTGCCGGTTTCGGTGCACGCCTGCGGGCCGTGCATGTGGCGCATGGTCTGCAGGCTGCGGCGCAGGACTGGCCGGCACACTGTGCCCGCGAATGTACTGCCCTGGGCGTACGCTTCGAGCTGGTCATGCTGGCGGTGGCGTCCGGCTCGAATCTGGAAGACCGGGCCCGTGAGGTGCGCCGGGACGTCTTGATCAGGAACACCCCGGAAGACGGTGCCCTGCTGCTGGCACATCACGCTGACGATCAGGCAGAAACCCTGTTGCTGCGTCTGTTGCGCGGCGCTGGTCCGGCGGGGCTGGCGGCCATGTCGGCGGACAGTCAGTTTGCCGGGCGCCGCCTGCTGCGCCCCCTGCTGGAGGTCAGTCGGGCCGAACTGGCCGCTGTGGCCGCCGACTGGGAGCTGAACTGGGTGGAGGATCCCACCAATGCCGAGCAGATCGCTGATCGCAACTTCCTGCGCCACACGGTGATGCCCGTATTGCACCAGCGCTGGCCCGCGCTGGTGGAGACCCTGTGTCGCAATGCCCGTCGGCAGGGCGACGCTGCGGTGATGCTGGATCACCTGGCCAGTACCGACCGGGCGGCGCTGAGGCGCCCGGATGGCAGCCTGGACCTGTCCGGCTTCGCCCGGCTGCCCGCAGAGCGTCAACGTAACCTGCTGCACGGCTGGCTGCGCGCGGAGGGCCTGCAGGTGCCCGCAGAGCGTTTCCTGCAGCGGGTGATCGATGAACTGCCGGGGGCGGCAGAAGACCGCATGCCGGAAGTCGTCTGGCCGCAGGCGGCGTTCCTGCGTTTCCGGGACGGGCTTTACCTGTTGCCCACGGCAGCGCGTGTGCCGATCTGCGGGCCGTTACCCCTGGTGCTGGCGGACGCCTCGGCGGCCTCGCTGGGTCCGGTGACGGTGCGGGTCAGCGCGGGCACGGCTGCGGCAGCCGAGACCGCGGGCCGTCCTGACTCGAAGACCCTGTACCTGCCGCGCCATCTGAGGCGGGTGCTGGTGGGCCCGGCACCCCGTGGCGCTCGCCTGTATCAGGGCGGCATGCACCGTGATCTGCGCGAGCTCTGGCGGGTCGCTGGCATTCCTCCGTGGGAACGCTGTCGTCTGCCGGTGGTATTGGCCGATGCGGCGGGCCCGCCGGAAGTGCTGGCGGCGCCCGGCGCCGGACTGGCTGATGGTCTGTCACTGGCCCCCGGCGAGCCCGCCTGGTGTCTCTCCTGGTAG
- a CDS encoding acetyl-CoA carboxylase carboxyltransferase subunit alpha has product MNPSFLEFEQPIADLEAKIEDLRLVGNGAEVNISEEISKLQEKSIALTESIFKNLSSWQISQLSRHPRRPYTLDYVKRIFDEFDELHGDRTFADDAAIVGGIGRLEGRPVMIIGHQKGRDVKEKVRRNFGMPKPEGYRKALRLMEMAERFRMPILTFIDTPGAFPGIDAEERGQSEAIARNLLVMSSLKVPIIATVVGEGGSGGALAIGVCDHLQMMQYSTYSVISPEGCASILWRSADKAPEAAEAMGLTAERLHELGIVDEVIPEPLGGAHRDHDLAADRLRRSLLTQLEALSAYDADSLISRRYERLVSYGNFSTSPADE; this is encoded by the coding sequence ATGAACCCCAGTTTCCTCGAATTCGAACAACCTATCGCCGATCTTGAGGCGAAAATCGAGGATCTCCGCCTCGTGGGCAATGGTGCCGAGGTCAATATCTCCGAGGAGATCAGCAAGCTCCAGGAAAAGAGCATCGCTCTGACCGAGAGCATCTTCAAGAATCTCAGCTCGTGGCAGATTTCCCAGCTGTCGCGGCACCCGCGTCGCCCCTACACGCTGGACTACGTCAAACGCATCTTCGATGAGTTCGATGAGCTGCATGGTGATCGGACCTTTGCCGACGACGCCGCCATTGTCGGTGGCATCGGTCGTCTGGAAGGGCGCCCGGTGATGATCATCGGCCACCAGAAAGGCCGCGATGTGAAGGAAAAGGTGCGCCGCAATTTCGGTATGCCGAAACCGGAAGGTTACCGCAAGGCGTTGCGGCTGATGGAGATGGCCGAGCGTTTCCGCATGCCGATCCTGACGTTTATTGATACGCCCGGAGCGTTCCCCGGCATTGATGCCGAAGAGCGCGGCCAGAGCGAGGCTATCGCCCGCAACCTGCTGGTGATGTCCAGCCTCAAGGTGCCGATCATTGCCACGGTGGTGGGCGAGGGCGGTTCCGGCGGCGCGCTGGCCATTGGCGTCTGCGACCACTTGCAGATGATGCAGTACAGCACCTATTCCGTGATTTCCCCCGAAGGCTGTGCCTCGATCCTGTGGCGCAGCGCCGACAAGGCGCCGGAAGCCGCCGAGGCCATGGGTCTGACGGCGGAGCGTCTGCACGAACTGGGCATCGTGGATGAAGTCATCCCGGAACCCCTGGGTGGCGCCCACCGCGACCATGATCTGGCCGCAGACCGGTTGCGCCGCAGCCTGTTGACGCAGCTGGAAGCCCTGAGTGCCTACGATGCCGACAGCCTGATCAGTCGCCGCTACGAGCGGCTGGTGTCCTACGGCAACTTCAGCACCTCGCCGGCGGACGAATAA